A window of the Ostrea edulis chromosome 1, xbOstEdul1.1, whole genome shotgun sequence genome harbors these coding sequences:
- the LOC125672121 gene encoding uncharacterized protein LOC125672121, translating into MSTPQDISICGICRENKSLPSYCIDCPQHLCEGCHKMHQSEIKSHSVLPKAESMCPAHYKYYATYCKACETPICMECLTGSHNGHKYMTIKQAKEEKMHVVENYAKELQTNLCPLYKDSEYQAMTQLTDYESEIDSVKKAIDEKRSVLNTMIDGLCDAMIESVQTTLEAHESQVKNELEEIVKRKKEIGDEITKCEELSGKGILEIKAFLDTLPHLSESLAIPPDLSKPIPSRFFPADISEKCLKQMIGTILQINVHSDFSCKLPVSNVQACSTNNVWLTFQDEKLLTKYSYKQDKGCAVEVENLKLQFKPECFIYMKGDCLLASDRFNHCIWKVDNKRKTQIFIKTSPNNPKGLCLNNKQELVVCLSGLTGSLRIYYGEKYQNYREIADQLLNAPNRVVQNGDENYIVLDDHLQTHFVIAIDTRGNSQWKFPGIPGSRAPFLPRSVCCDSLKHIILSDFGNNSVLLLDKDGNFLMNLLSDRYGLQSPRGVCLDSEGKLWVGQGEDEKGKCHIVQYMK; encoded by the coding sequence ATGAGTACTCCACAAGATATTTCAATATGTGGCATTTGTCGTGAAAATAAAAGTCTACCATCATACTGCATAGACTGCCCCCAACATTTGTGTGAAGGATGCCACAAGATGCATCAATCAGAGATCAAAAGTCACAGTGTCCTCCCTAAGGCAGAGTCAATGTGCCCCGCCCATTACAAATACTATGCTACCTATTGCAAAGCATGTGAAACACCAATCTGTATGGAGTGCTTGACTGGTTCCCACAATGGGCACAAGTATATGACAATCAAGCAGGCAAAAGAAGAGAAAATGCATGTCGTAGAAAATTATGCAAAAGAGTTACAAACCAATCTCTGTCCACTTTACAAGGATTCAGAATATCAAGCTATGACACAGCTAACGGATTATGAATCAGAAATAGATTCAGTGAAGAAGGCCATTGATGAGAAGAGATCTGTCCTGAACACAATGATTGATGGGCTGTGTGACGCCATGATAGAGTCTGTGCAAACAACTCTTGAAGCACATGAAAGCCAAGTAAAAAATGAGCTAGAAGAAATAgttaaaagaaagaaagaaataggAGACGAAATTACAAAGTGTGAGGAACTGTCAGGAAAAGGGATACTGGAAATCAAAGCTTTTCTGGACACGCTTCCTCACCTAAGTGAGTCATTAGCTATCCCCCCAGACCTGTCCAAACCAATACCTTCCCGCTTCTTTCCTGCTGACATATCAGAAAagtgtttaaaacaaatgattgGCACTATTCTTCAAATCAATGTGCACAGCGATTTCTCCTGCAAACTCCCAGTGTCCAACGTCCAAGCCTGTTCCACAAACAACGTCTGGCTCACCTTCCAAGATGAGAAACTGCTCACCAAATATTCATACAAACAGGACAAAGGATGTGCAGTGGAAGTGGAAAACTTGAAACTACAGTTCAAACCGGAGTGtttcatttacatgaaagggGATTGCCTTCTTGCATCTGATAGGTTCAATCACTGTATTTGGAAAGTTGATAACAAAAGAAAGacacaaatattcatcaaaacTTCTCCAAACAATCCAAAGGGTTTGTGTCTGAATAACAAGCAAGAACTTGTCGTCTGCCTCTCTGGTTTGACGGGAAGTCTAAGAATTTACTATGGTGAAAAATACCAAAACTACAGAGAAATTGCTGACCAGCTGCTCAATGCTCCTAACCGAGTCGTCCAAAATGGAGATGAAAACTACATTGTCTTAGATGACCACCTTCAAACCCATTTCGTTATTGCCATAGATACCAGAGGAAACTCCCAGTGGAAATTCCCTGGCATACCAGGGAGTAGGGCTCCATTCCTTCCCAGGAGTGTATGCTGTGACTCCCTTAAGCATATTATTTTGTCTGACTTTGGGAACAATTCTGTGTTGCTTCTTGATAAAGATGGGAATTTCCTGATGAACCTTCTCAGTGATCGATATGGCCTGCAGAGCCCGAGGGGGGTATGTCTGGACAGTGAAGGAAAGTTGTGGGTGGGACAGGGAGAAGATGAAAAGGGGAAGTGCCACATTGTGCAatacatgaaataa